The window TCGTACGTCGACGAGAGCGTGAGGCGCTTCGAGACGGCCATTTCGTTGACCGACTCCTGCGACATGCCCTGGAACGGCGCGGGGTAGTCGAGGGCGCCGGCGCCGATGATCGCGCCCTGGCCCTTGACGAGGCGCGGCACCGACATGAGCGTGCCGATGCCGCCTGGGTTCGTGAGCGAGATCGTCGCGCCCGCATAGTCCTCGGCGGTGAGCTTGTTCGAACGCCCGCGCTTGATGAGGTCCTCGTACGCCGCGAGGTACTCGCTGAAGTCGAGCTCCTCCGCCTGCTTGATGCTCGGGACGACGAGCAGCCGCGTGCCGTCGGGCTTCGGCACGTCGATCGCGATGCCGAGGTTGATGTGGGCGGGCTGCACGGCCGACGGCTTGCCGTCGACGATGTCGTAGTACACGTTCTGCGACGGGAACTTCGACAGCGCGCGCACGAGCGCCCACCCGATGAGGTGCGTGAACGAGACCTTGCCGCCGCGCGTGCGACGGAGGTGGTTGTTGATCACGATGCGGTTGTCGATCATGAGCTTCGCGGGGATCTCGCGGTAGCTCGTCGCCGTGGGGACCTCGAGCGAGAGGTCCATGTTCTTCGCGATCGCCTTCGCCGGGCCGCGCAGTGGAACGACTTCGTCCGCACGCGCCGGCGCCTTCGCCTTCGGAGCGGCGGGGGCGTCCGCCGGGATGGGCTTTGGCTTCGGGGCCTCGGCGGTCGTCTTCGACTGCACCGACTTGGCGGGCTGGGCCGGACCCTTCGCCGCGTCCGCGGCGGCCGTGCCCGCGGCCTTCGCCGCAGATGCCCCAGCAGGCGTCGTCGCCCCGCCGTTCGCGGGCTTCGTCGTGGCATCGCTCGTGGGCGTCGTCGCCCGCGTCGTGCCCGACTCGTTCGCCGCGAGCTGCTTGCCGTACTGCTCGAGGGTGGGCCACCAGGCCTCGTCGACCGAGGCGCGGTCCTGACTGAACTTCTCGTACATCTCCTCGACGAGCCAGTCGTTGGCTCCGAAGTCGGAGTGATTTCCGCTGTCTGCCGCCCCGGTCGTATTGTTCGACACTGCCGAATCGCCGCCTAACCTTCGTCTCCGCGCCTTCGCGCGATCGCGCCCGAAATGAGCCGTACTTCCGGGGCAATAGCCTAACGTCAAAACGCGACGCGACGGGCCACGACGGCGCGTGACAGGTGCCCCGTAGGCTGGGCGGCATGCAGTTCATCGAACGGCCCCCGGCGCACGAGCTCACCTACTCGGACGTCTTCCTCGTCCCCTCGCGCTCCGACGTCGGGTCGCGGCTCGCCGTGCGCCTCGACTCGGGCGACGGCACCGGAATGCGGGTGCCGATCGTCGCATCCAACATGAACGCCGTCACGGGCCCGCGCCTCGCCGCGTCACTCGCCCGTCGGGGCGGTCTCGCGGTCCTGCCGCAGGACCTCGATGCCGAGGCCGCGATCGATGCGGTGGGGTGGGTCAAGTCGCAGGACCCGCTGTGGGACACGCCGTTCGAGGCCACGGCGGCCACGACCGTCGACGAGCTCGGCGAGCTCGTGCCGCCCGTCGAGGGCTTCGGCGTCGTGGTGCGTGACGCCGAGGGCGAACCGCTCGGCGTCGTCGAACTGTCCGACCTCGCGCGGATTCCCGGGGACGCGGTGCTCGGTGACCTCGTGCGCCCCGGCGGCGCGGTCGTCGAGGTCACCGACGGCCTGGACGGCCGCGGCGCGTTCGACGCACTCCAGGAGCTCGGCACCGGCTTCGCCCGCGTCGAACGGGAGGGCGTCCTCGTCGGCACGATCAGCGAGCGCGGTGCGCTCCGCGCCACGATCGACCCGGCGAACGTCGACGCGAGCGGGCGCCTCGCGGTCGCGGCGGCGATCGGCGTCTCGGGCGACCCCGTCGAGCGGGCCCGCCGCCTCGTCGAGGCGGGGGCGGACGTGCTCGTGCTCGACACGGCGCACGGCCACCAATCGGCGATGCTCCGGGCGCTCGAGCGCGTCCGGGAGGCCGAGCTCGGTGTGCCGCTCGTGGCCGGCAACGTCGTCACGGCATCCGGTACGCGGGACCTCGTGGCCGCGGGTGCCACCGTCGCGAAGGTCGGCGTCGGTCCGGGCGCGATGTGCACGACGCGCATGATGACGGCCGTCGGCCGCCCGCAGTTCTCGGCCGTGCTCGAGACCGCCGAGACCGCGCAGGCACTCGGCGCACACGTGTGGGCGGACGGCGGTGTGCGCTACCCGCGCGACGTCGCGCTCGCGCTCGCCGCGGGTGCGTCGGCGGTCATGATCGGGTCCTGGTTCGCGGGTACCGTCGAGGCGCCCGGCGTCGTGCGACACGACGAGCAGGGGCGGCGGTACAAGGAGTCGTTCGGCATGGCCTCGACGAAGGCCGTACGCGGACGGTTCGGCAGACTCGACGCATACGAGCTCGCGCGCAAGGCCCTGTTCGCCGAGGGCATCTCCTCGTCGAGCATCCTCATCGACCCGCTGCGGCCGAGCGTCGAGGACCTGCTCGACATGATTACGTCGGGCGTGCGCTCGTCGTTCACCTATGCCGGCGCGGCCGATCTCCGGCAGTTCCGGGACCGCGCGAAGGTCGGCGTGCAGTCCGCCGCAGGTTACGAGGAGGGCAAGGCCCTCCCGGTCTCCTGGTGACCGGGACCGGGCTCCCGCGCGGGGCCGGGCTCCTATACTCGACGGCAATGGATGATGACCGTCGTCACGTCGGCAGGAATCGGGGTCACGCCCGATGAACGAATGGGTGCTGCTCGCCATCGGTGTCGCCCTCACGCTCGGGACGGGCGTGTTCGTCGCGAGCGAGTTCACGCTCGTCAACCTCGATCGCAACGAGCTGGAGTCCCGTCGCGACCGCGGTGAGAAGGGCCTCGGGCCCATCATCGCGGCACTCCGGCACACCTCGACGCAACTCTCGGGTGCGCAGCTCGGCATCACGCTCACGACGCTCCTCACGGGTTACACGATGGAGCCGGCCGTCACGAAGCTCCTCGGCGGACTCTTCCTGGCCCTCGGGGTGCCCGAGGACTGGGTCTCCGTCGTCGGCGCCGTCGTCGCGATGGTCTTCGCGACGCTCCTGTCGATGCTCGTCGGCGAGCTCATCCCCAAGAACCTCGCGCTCGCGCTGCCCGTCGAGGTCGCGAAGATCGTCGTGCCCGTCCAGCGCGCGTTCACGACCGTGTTCCGGCTCCCCGTGCGTGCACTCAACGGAAGCGCGAACGCCCTCATCCGCTCGATGGGCATCGAGCCGAAGGAGGAGCTCTCGGGCGCCCGCACGGCGGAGGAGCTCTCGAGCCTCGTCCGGCGCTCGGCCATCGCGGGCGTGCTCGAGGACGACCGGGCCGCGCTGCTCAGCCGCACGCTCCGGTTTTCCGCGCACACCGCCGACGACGTCATGACGCCACGGCCGCGCGTCGACGCGGTCGGCGTCGAGCGCCCTGTCCAGGACGTCATCGACCTCGCGCGCTCGACGGGTCACTCGAGGTTCCCCGTCATCGACGACGGCATCGACGACGTCGTGGGTCTCGTGCACGTCAAGAGCGCCGTCGCCGTCCCACTCGACCGACGCGGGGTCGTGCCCGTCGGCGCGATCAAGCAGGACGCGCTGCTCGTCCCCGAGACGATCGGGCTCGACGCGCTGCTCGGCGAACTGCGTGGCGGCGGGTTCCAGATGGCGGTCGTGCTCGACGAGTACGGCGGGACGGCCGGCGTCGCGACCCTCGAGGACCTCGTCGAGGAGATCGTCGGCGAGCTCGTCGACGAGCACGACCGGACGCAGGTCGAGCAGCCGAGCCGCACGGGCCGCATCGAGTTCGACGGCCTGCTGCGCCCGGACGAACTGCGCGAGCGCTACAACATCGCGATCGACGAGGACGGCCCCTACGAGACCGTCGGCGGGTACGTCATGGCGCGGCTCGCACGCATCCCGAAGGTCGGCGACCGCGTGCCGACCGAGACGGGGGAGCTCGAGGTCGTGCGGATGGACGGACTCCGCGTGGAACGCGTGCGCTTCTGGCCGGGTGAGGACTACGAGCCCCGCGAGGAGCTGTTCGCTCGACTCGACGGGTCGCGCAGGCAACATCCGGGTCGCGACGACCGGGACGGAGGACGACGTGGCTGACTCCTGGACGGGCCTCGCCTGGCTCGTGGTCCTGCTCGCGGGCAACGCGTTCTTCGTCGGCGCCGAGTTCGCGGTCATCTCCGCGCGACGCTCACAGATCGAACCGCGCGCCGACGCGGGCAGCGCGGCCGCGAAGACGACGCTCTACGCGATGGAGCACGCGACCCTCATGCTCGCGACGAGCCAGCTCGGCATCACCGTGTGCTCGCTGCTCATCCTCAACGTGTCCGAGCCCGCGCTGCACCATCTGCTCGAGATCCCGCTCGCGCTCACGGGGCTCTCCGTCGGCGCGATCTCGACGATCGCGTTCGTGATCGCGCTCGTCGTCGTGTCGTACCTGCACGTCGTGCTGGGGGAGATGGTGCCGAAGAACATCTCGTTCTCGGTCCCGGACCGGGCTGCGCTCCTGCTCGCGCCCCCGCTCGTGTTCTTCTCCCGCGTGTTCCGCCCGATCATCGCGTTCCTCAACGGCACGGCGAACCTCGCGGTCCGGGCGCTCGGTGTCGAACCGAAGGACGAGGCGACGAGCGCCTACACCTTCGACGAGGTCGCGGGGATCGTCGCGCAGTCGAAACGCGAGGGCGTGCTGCACGACGAGACGGGGGCGCTCACGAACGCGTTCGAGTTCACGGCCAAGACCGTGCGCGAGGTCGCCGTCCCGCGCGACCGCATCCGGACGCTGCCCGACGGCGCGACACCCGCCGACCTCCAGCAGGCGGTCGCGACGTGGGGCTACTCGCGATACCTCGTGAACGGGCCGAGCGGCGAACCCATCGGCTACGTCCACCTCAAGGACGTGCTCGATCTCGTCGGCGACGACTACGACCGCCCCATCCCGGCCGACCGGATCCGGCCCATCATGACGTTCTACGCGGGCACCGACCTCGAGGACGCGCTCACGGGCATGCGACGCGCGCGCGTGCACCTCGCCCGCGCCCTCGACATGGACGGCGAACCCGTCGGCGTCCTGTTCCTGGAGGACATCATCGAGGAACTCGTCGGCGAGATCCGTGACGCGACGCAGCGGCAGGCCCGCGCATGAGCCCCGCCACGTCGTTCGGGCTGTCCGAGGCGGCCGCGTGCGTGTTCGCGCCGCGCCCCGACGACCACAAGTACCGGCGCGGGCTCGTCGAGCTGCGCACGGGATCGCTCGCGTACCCGGGCGCGGCCGTGCTCGGCGCCGAGGCGGCCGCACGCGGCGGCGCGGGGTTCGTGCGCTACGCGGGTCCGCACGCCGTCGCCTCACGAGTCCTCGATCGCCGCCCCGAGACCGTCTGCGCGAGCGGCGGGCACGATGCCGACGTCGTCGTCGCGGGCTCCGGCGTCGAGGACCCGGGCGATCCGCGGCTCGTCGACGCCGTCCGCCGTGCCCGCGGGGGTTCGGCGACCGTGCTCGACGCGACGGCCCTGCAGGCCGTCCCGACCGAGGACCCGGCCGTGCCGGGCGCCGTCCTCACCCCGCACGCGGGCGAGCTCGCGCAACTCGCGACCCGGCTTGTGGGCCGCCGCATCCGCGTGCGCGACGTCGAGGGCGATCCGGAGGGGATCGCCGCCGAGGTCGCGCGAGCGACCGGCGCGGTCGTCGTGGCGAAGGGACACCGCACGATCGTCGCGTCCCCCGACACCCTCGCCGTGGTCGTCGCGCCGACCTCGTGGCTCGCCGTGGCCGGCACCGGCGACGTGCTCGCGGGACTCGTGGGGGCGCTCGGAGCGACGGCCGCGCATCGCGACCCCGTTCCGCCGCTCGCCGAACTGGCGGCGGCCGCGGCCTGGCTGCACGGGCGCGCCGGGGCACTCGCCGCCGCGCGCGTCCTCGACCCGGCCGCGCCGGCCGACGACGTGCTCGACGACGTGAGCCGTGCGCACCGGCCCGTCGGCGGGCCGGTGACGGCCCTCGACGTCGCGGACGCGCTCTCCGGCGTCATCGCGGCGGTGCTCGCGCGATGACGGGCCCGTCGAGGGCGAGCGCGCCGGGCATCCACGTCGCAGTGTGGACGCAGATCGTGCTGATCTGGCTCACTGCCCTCGGTGTCCACGTGCTCCACCGCGTCGTCAACCTGACCTCCGCGTCCAATCCGTACGGTGACGTCCTCGCCGTCTATCCCGACTGGATGGCGCGCATGGACGCGGGCACCGTCCCCGGGATCGACGAACCCTTCGTCTACCCGCTCCTCGCCCTCGTGCCCATGCGGGCGGCCGATCTCATCGCCCACGGCCTCGGCGGTCGCGAGCACTACGGGCTCGCGTGGCTCGTCGTCGTCGGCGTCGCGAACGCGATCGTCCTCACGGTCCTGACGCTCGTCCGCCCCAGCGGGCCGAGCGGCGGTGTCCGTCGCCTCGCCGCCTGGTGGTGGCTCGCGTTCACGCTCCTCCTCGGCCCGATCGCGCTCGGACGCATCGACGCGATCGTCGTCCCGTTCGTCGTCGTCGGACTCCTCGCGCTGCGACGCTCGCCCGGCGTGGCGGGTGCACTCCTCACGATCGGGGCGTGGATCAAGGTCTGGCCGGCGGCGGCGTTCCTCGCCGTCGTCGCGGTCGCGGATCGAGCGCGAGTGCGCGCGATCGTCGGCGCCGCGGTCGTGTGCGTCCTCGTCGTGGGTGGCGCGGTGCTTGCGGGCGGATGGCCCGCCGTGCTCTCGTTCGTCACGCAGCAGACGGGGCGCGGACTGCAGATCGAGTCGATCGTCGCCGCGCCCGTCATGCTCGCCGACGCGTTCGGCGTGGGCGGCTACCGGGTCGCGTACGACACCGACATCAAGACGTTCCAGATCACGGGGCCCCTCACGGCCGAGCTGTCGGCGCTCGGTTCGGCGCTCATGGCGGCCGTGGTCGTCCTGTTCGTCGTGCTCGGTGTCATGGCCCGGCGCTCCGGCGCGAGTGCCGCCCGGGTGCTCCCGCCGCTCGTGTTCGGCCTCGTCCTCGCGCTCATCGTGACGAACAAGGTCGGCTCGCCGCAGTTCGCGACGTGGATCGGCGCCGTCGTCGCGGTCCTCATCGTGTGGGACGCGAAACGTGCGTTCGTTCCCGCGGTCGGCGGCCTGTTCGTCGCAGGCCTCACACAGATCGTCTATCCGTGGGGCTACGACGGCGTCACGGGCGGATCCCCGTTCCTCGTGCTCGTCCTCGTGGCCCGCAACGTGCTGTACGTCGTGCTCCTCGTGTGGAGCGCCCGCGAACTGGGCCGCCTGCGTCAGCGCGCGAGGAGCGAGCGGATCGCGTCACCAACGTGATGGATCTCGAGCAGGAACCCGTCGTGACCGAACGGTGAGGAGATCACGAGCGCCTCGTCGCGCGTGAAACTGTTACGGATCCCCGCCGCGATGCGGTGCTGCGACGAGACGGGGAACAGCGAGTCCGAGTCGATCCCGACGACGAGCGTCTCCGCCTCGACGAGATCGAGTGCGCGCTCCACGCCACCCCGACCGAGCCCCACGTTATGGGAGTTCATCGCCTGCGTGAGCGTGATGTAGCTGTTCGCGTCGAAGCGCCGGGTGAACCGGTTGCCGTGGAAGTCGAGGTACGACTCGACGGCGTACCGTCCGCCGTCCTCACCCGGCGCGAGGCTCGACTGCCAGGAACGACCGAAGCGGTCGTCGAGCTCCGTCTGCGAGCGGTAGCCGAGCATCGCGAGGCGACGCGCGAGGGCGAGTCCGCGGTGCGGACCGAACCCGGCCGGCTCGTCGTAGTAGCGGCCACCGTGGAACCACGGATCGAGGCGGATCGCGTCGGCCTGCAGCGTGTTCTGCGCGATCGTCTGTGCGTCGAGGAGTGCGGGCGCGCTCAGGACGACGAGCTTCGCGACGCGCTGCGGGTGCATGATCGAGAACTCGAGCGCGTGCATGCCGCCCATCGAGCCGCCGATGACCGCCGCGAAGCGCTCGATGCCGAGGTGATCGGCGAGGAGGGCCTGGGCACGGACCTGATCGCGCACCGTCGTGTGCGGGAAGTCGGCGCCGTACTCCTCACCGCGGTCGTCGAGGCTCGCCGGCCCCGTCGAGCCCTGGCACCCGCCGAGCATGTTGGGGGCGACGATGAAGTAGCGGTCGGTGTCCAGCGGGAGCCCGGGGCCGATGAGTCCCGGCCACCAACCCACCGTCGAGTGGCCGGCACCCGCCGCGCCCTCGACGTGCGAGTCACCCGTGAGCGCGTGGAGGACGAGGACGGCGTTCGACGCGTCCGCGTTCAACTCACCCCAGCTCTCGTACGCGATGCGAAGGAGCGGCACCTGTCCGCCGTGCTCGAAGTCGAACGAACCCAGCCACGCGAAGCGGCGGTCCCCGACGGGCTCCCCGTCGCGCCACGCGCCCGTCACCGGCGGGCGCAACGACGCAGCACGCAGCTCGTCCGAGCGGATCGGGCCGAGGCGCGGTGAGTCGTCGTGATCTGACCAGTGCATGACCCCTCGAGCCTAGAGGACGCACGACACCACCCCGGACCGACGGCGCCGGTATGACGCCGAACGGGGCGTCACATGACGTGACGCCCCGTTCGAGCCCGATCCGCCGGCGTCAGGCGAAGACCTTCGCGAACGCCTGATCGAGGTCGCCGATGATGTCGTCGACGTGCTCGAGCCCGATCGACAGGCGAACGAGCCCCGGGGTGATCCCGCCGCTCAGGAGCTGTTCGGGCGTCAACTGCGAGTGCGTCGTCGATGCGGGGTGCGAGATGAGCGAACGCACGTCACCGATGTTCACGAGGTGGCTGAACAGCGCGACCGACTCGATGAGGCGCCGCCCCGCGTCGACGCCACCCTTGAGCTCGAACGACAGGATCGCGCCTGCCCCGAGCGGCGCGTAGTGGTTCGCGAGCTCGTGCCACGGGCTCGACGGGAGGCCGGCGTAGTTGACCGACGCGACGCGTTCGTTCGACTCGAGCCACTCGGCGACGCGCTTCGCGTTCTGGACGTGGCGCTCGACCCGCAGGCTGAGGGTCTCGACGCCCTGGAGGATCTGCCACGCGCTCGCGGGGGCGATCGAGGGGCCGATGTCACGCAGGAGCTGCACGCGGGCCTTGAGGTGGAACGCGTTCGCATCGCCGAGCGCGGTCGTGTAGCTGAGCCCGTCGTAGCTCGGGTCCGGCTCCGTGAGGCCCGGGAAGCGGTCGACGTGCTGCGACCACGGGAACGTGCCACCGTCGACGATGACGCCCCCGACGACGGCGCCGTGGCCGCCGAGGTACTTCGTGGCCGAGTGCACGACGATGTCAGCACCGTGCTCGATGGGACGGATGAGGTACGGCGTCGCGACCGTGTTGTCGACGACGAGGGGCACGCCGACGTCGTGCGCGACGGCGGCGACGGGCTCGATGTCGAGGATGTTGACGGCGGGGTTGCCGATCGTCTCGGCGAAGAACAGCTTCGTGTTGGGGCGCGCGGCGGCGCGCCACGCCTCGGGATCGTTCTGGTCCTCGATGAACGTCGTCTCGATGCCGAGCTTCGCGAGCGTGTACTTGAACAGGTTGTAGGTGCCGCCGTAGATCGACGTCGAGGAGACGATGTGATCGCCCGCGCCCGCGATGTTCAGGACGGCGAACGTCTCGGCTGACTGCCCCGAGGCGAGCGCGAGCGCACCGGAGCCTCCCTCGAGCGAGGCGAGCCGGGCCTCGAGCACCGCGGTCGTCGGGTTCGTGATGCGCGTGTAGATGTTGCCGGGCTGTGCGAGCGAGAACAGATCTGCCGCGTGCTGTGCACTGTCGAACACGAAGGAGGTCGTCTGGTAGATGGGCGTGACGACCGCGTTCGTGGTCGGGTCCGGGGCGGCCCCCGCGTGGATCTGGCGGGTTTCGAAGTGTTGCGTCATCGAGGGGTGCTCCTGCACGTCGCTGGGTGGTTGCGACGCAAGTATCCCGAGGTACCGTCCGGCGGGCAACCGGCGTCGTCGCGCACGGTCACGCGCGGCGGCGACGGGGTGGTGTGCGTGGCAGCATGGAGACATGAATGCGCAGACGACGGACGATGCGGTGACGGAGCGGACGACGCGGCGGGCGGTGGTCACGGGGGCGTCGAGCGGCATCGGCGAGGCGACCGCGCGCGAGCTGCGCCGTCGCGGCTGGGAGGTCGTCGCGACGGCGCGTCGCGCGGACCGGCTCGACGCGCTCGCCGCCGAGACGGGGGTCGAGCCGGTCGTCGCCGACCTGACGTCACCCGACGACGTCGCGCGGCTCACGGCGCGCGTCGCCGAGATCGGGCCCGTCCAGGCGCTCGTGAACGTGGCGGGCGGTGCGCTCGGCGTCGAGAGCGTCGAGCAGGGCTCCGAGGACGACTGGCGGCGCATGTTCGAGACGAACGTGCTCGCGACGAAGGACGTCATCGCGACGCTCCTGCCGCTCCTGCGTGAGGGGGCGAGCGCCGACGCGAACGGTTTCGTGCACGCCGACATCGTGACGGTCACATCGACGGCCGCCTCGGTTCGCTACGAGGGCGGCGCCGGCTACTCCGCCGCGAAGGCCGCCGAGGCCGCGCTCGTCGACGTGCTGCGCCTCGAACTCGCGGGCGAACCGATCCGCGTCACCGACATCGCGCCCGGCCTCGTCCACACGCCCGAGTTCTCGAAGGTGCGGCTGCGTGGCGATGCCGACGCGGCGGAGCGGATCTACGAGGACGTCGACCATCCCCTCGTCGCGGGCGACATCGCCCTCGTCATCGCGGGCACGCTCGAGCTGCCGGGCCACGTGAACCTCGACAAGATCGTCGTCCGCCCGATCGCGCAGGCGGCGCACTACAAGCTCGTCCGCGGCCCGCTCGAGGTCCGCGGACCGGGGGAGCGGTCGTGAGCCTGCTGCTCGCGGGCGGTGGCCTCGGACCGGGGACGCGCGAGGCGCTCGACCGCTTCGTGCGCTCCGCACGCGAACGCGCCGAGCGCGCACCGCAGCTCGTCGTCCTCGCCGACGGCGACCCGACCGCCGAGCTCGTCGGGGTGCTCGAGCGCGCGGGCGCGGGCCGCGTCGACGTGTACGCCGCGCCGGGCCCGGAGGTGCCCGAGGCCACCTCGGACGCGGCGCGCGAGGCCCTCCTGCGCGCCGACGGCGTGTTGCTCGTGGGCACGAGCGCCGTGCCCCTCCTCGGCCTCGTCCGCGAGGCCGTCGTCGACCTGCGCCGCCTCGTGAGCGAGGAGGTGCCGTTCGTGGGCATCGCGGCGGGAGCGGCCGTGGCGGGCCAGTCCGCCGTGCTCGGCGGCACCGTGCTGGACGGCGTCCGGCTCGCGCCGAGCGCTGCCGACGAGCCCGCCGAGGTGGCCGTCGTCGCCGGACTCGGCCTCGTCGACGTCACGATCGATACGGGCGGTGCGGCCGCGGGGCTCCTCGGCCGCGTGCTCGCGCTCGTCGAGTCCGGCACCGTCGACCGCGCGCTCGTGATCGACGAGGACACCGTGCTCGCCGTCGCCGACGGGTCGCTCGACGTGTTCGGAACGGGCAGCGTCTGGCAGGCACGCCTCGCGGACAACGGCGAGGTCGTCGTGTCGAGTGCCCACCACGGCATCGAGTCGTGAGCGCCGGACGGAGCCTTCGCGAACTCGCGGCCGACGGGTCGATCGACGAGGGCTGGGCACGCGCGCTCGAGCCCGTCCAGGGTGAGCTGAAGGCGCTCGGCGACATGCTCCGCGAGGAGGTCGCCTCGGGGCGCGGCTACCTGCCGGCGGGGAACCTCGTGTTGCGCGCGTTCGAGCGCCCGCTCGCGGACGTGCGCGTGCTCGTCGTGGGGCAGGACCCGTACCCGACCCCCGGCCACCCGATCGGCCTCTCGTTCGCGACCGCCCGCGACGTGCGCCCCATCCCGCGCAGTCTGCAGAACATCTACCGCGAACTGCACGACGACCTCGGCATCCCGCCCGCCGCGCACGGCGATCTGACGCGGTGGAGCGATCAGGGCGTGCTGCTCCTGAACCGCGTCCTCACGGTCGCCCCGGGCACGCCCGCCTCGCACCGTGGCCGGGGCTGGGAGCGGGTGACCGAGTGCGCGATCCGCGCGCTCGCGGACCGCGGCGGCCCGCTCGTCGCGATCCTGTGGGGACGGGACGCGCAGAACCTCGCGCCGATCCTGCCCGGCGTGCCGATCATCGCCACGCCGCACCCGAGCCCGCTGTCCGCCTCGCGCGGGTTCTTCGGCTCGCGGCCGTTCTCGCGCGTGAACGACGCGCTCGAGGCACAGGGCGCACCGCCCATCGACTGGCGCGTGGACGCCGGGACGGGCGCGGACGACGAGGAGGGACGGTCATGACCGAACTGCACGAACGTTCGGCGGTCGAACT is drawn from Pseudoclavibacter chungangensis and contains these coding sequences:
- a CDS encoding hemolysin family protein, whose amino-acid sequence is MADSWTGLAWLVVLLAGNAFFVGAEFAVISARRSQIEPRADAGSAAAKTTLYAMEHATLMLATSQLGITVCSLLILNVSEPALHHLLEIPLALTGLSVGAISTIAFVIALVVVSYLHVVLGEMVPKNISFSVPDRAALLLAPPLVFFSRVFRPIIAFLNGTANLAVRALGVEPKDEATSAYTFDEVAGIVAQSKREGVLHDETGALTNAFEFTAKTVREVAVPRDRIRTLPDGATPADLQQAVATWGYSRYLVNGPSGEPIGYVHLKDVLDLVGDDYDRPIPADRIRPIMTFYAGTDLEDALTGMRRARVHLARALDMDGEPVGVLFLEDIIEELVGEIRDATQRQARA
- a CDS encoding GuaB1 family IMP dehydrogenase-related protein, with the translated sequence MQFIERPPAHELTYSDVFLVPSRSDVGSRLAVRLDSGDGTGMRVPIVASNMNAVTGPRLAASLARRGGLAVLPQDLDAEAAIDAVGWVKSQDPLWDTPFEATAATTVDELGELVPPVEGFGVVVRDAEGEPLGVVELSDLARIPGDAVLGDLVRPGGAVVEVTDGLDGRGAFDALQELGTGFARVEREGVLVGTISERGALRATIDPANVDASGRLAVAAAIGVSGDPVERARRLVEAGADVLVLDTAHGHQSAMLRALERVREAELGVPLVAGNVVTASGTRDLVAAGATVAKVGVGPGAMCTTRMMTAVGRPQFSAVLETAETAQALGAHVWADGGVRYPRDVALALAAGASAVMIGSWFAGTVEAPGVVRHDEQGRRYKESFGMASTKAVRGRFGRLDAYELARKALFAEGISSSSILIDPLRPSVEDLLDMITSGVRSSFTYAGAADLRQFRDRAKVGVQSAAGYEEGKALPVSW
- a CDS encoding glycosyltransferase 87 family protein, which produces MTGPSRASAPGIHVAVWTQIVLIWLTALGVHVLHRVVNLTSASNPYGDVLAVYPDWMARMDAGTVPGIDEPFVYPLLALVPMRAADLIAHGLGGREHYGLAWLVVVGVANAIVLTVLTLVRPSGPSGGVRRLAAWWWLAFTLLLGPIALGRIDAIVVPFVVVGLLALRRSPGVAGALLTIGAWIKVWPAAAFLAVVAVADRARVRAIVGAAVVCVLVVGGAVLAGGWPAVLSFVTQQTGRGLQIESIVAAPVMLADAFGVGGYRVAYDTDIKTFQITGPLTAELSALGSALMAAVVVLFVVLGVMARRSGASAARVLPPLVFGLVLALIVTNKVGSPQFATWIGAVVAVLIVWDAKRAFVPAVGGLFVAGLTQIVYPWGYDGVTGGSPFLVLVLVARNVLYVVLLVWSARELGRLRQRARSERIASPT
- a CDS encoding bifunctional o-acetylhomoserine/o-acetylserine sulfhydrylase, coding for MSPCCHAHHPVAAARDRARRRRLPAGRYLGILASQPPSDVQEHPSMTQHFETRQIHAGAAPDPTTNAVVTPIYQTTSFVFDSAQHAADLFSLAQPGNIYTRITNPTTAVLEARLASLEGGSGALALASGQSAETFAVLNIAGAGDHIVSSTSIYGGTYNLFKYTLAKLGIETTFIEDQNDPEAWRAAARPNTKLFFAETIGNPAVNILDIEPVAAVAHDVGVPLVVDNTVATPYLIRPIEHGADIVVHSATKYLGGHGAVVGGVIVDGGTFPWSQHVDRFPGLTEPDPSYDGLSYTTALGDANAFHLKARVQLLRDIGPSIAPASAWQILQGVETLSLRVERHVQNAKRVAEWLESNERVASVNYAGLPSSPWHELANHYAPLGAGAILSFELKGGVDAGRRLIESVALFSHLVNIGDVRSLISHPASTTHSQLTPEQLLSGGITPGLVRLSIGLEHVDDIIGDLDQAFAKVFA
- a CDS encoding ADP-dependent NAD(P)H-hydrate dehydratase, yielding MSPATSFGLSEAAACVFAPRPDDHKYRRGLVELRTGSLAYPGAAVLGAEAAARGGAGFVRYAGPHAVASRVLDRRPETVCASGGHDADVVVAGSGVEDPGDPRLVDAVRRARGGSATVLDATALQAVPTEDPAVPGAVLTPHAGELAQLATRLVGRRIRVRDVEGDPEGIAAEVARATGAVVVAKGHRTIVASPDTLAVVVAPTSWLAVAGTGDVLAGLVGALGATAAHRDPVPPLAELAAAAAWLHGRAGALAAARVLDPAAPADDVLDDVSRAHRPVGGPVTALDVADALSGVIAAVLAR
- a CDS encoding hemolysin family protein is translated as MNEWVLLAIGVALTLGTGVFVASEFTLVNLDRNELESRRDRGEKGLGPIIAALRHTSTQLSGAQLGITLTTLLTGYTMEPAVTKLLGGLFLALGVPEDWVSVVGAVVAMVFATLLSMLVGELIPKNLALALPVEVAKIVVPVQRAFTTVFRLPVRALNGSANALIRSMGIEPKEELSGARTAEELSSLVRRSAIAGVLEDDRAALLSRTLRFSAHTADDVMTPRPRVDAVGVERPVQDVIDLARSTGHSRFPVIDDGIDDVVGLVHVKSAVAVPLDRRGVVPVGAIKQDALLVPETIGLDALLGELRGGGFQMAVVLDEYGGTAGVATLEDLVEEIVGELVDEHDRTQVEQPSRTGRIEFDGLLRPDELRERYNIAIDEDGPYETVGGYVMARLARIPKVGDRVPTETGELEVVRMDGLRVERVRFWPGEDYEPREELFARLDGSRRQHPGRDDRDGGRRG
- the metX gene encoding homoserine O-acetyltransferase MetX, with protein sequence MHWSDHDDSPRLGPIRSDELRAASLRPPVTGAWRDGEPVGDRRFAWLGSFDFEHGGQVPLLRIAYESWGELNADASNAVLVLHALTGDSHVEGAAGAGHSTVGWWPGLIGPGLPLDTDRYFIVAPNMLGGCQGSTGPASLDDRGEEYGADFPHTTVRDQVRAQALLADHLGIERFAAVIGGSMGGMHALEFSIMHPQRVAKLVVLSAPALLDAQTIAQNTLQADAIRLDPWFHGGRYYDEPAGFGPHRGLALARRLAMLGYRSQTELDDRFGRSWQSSLAPGEDGGRYAVESYLDFHGNRFTRRFDANSYITLTQAMNSHNVGLGRGGVERALDLVEAETLVVGIDSDSLFPVSSQHRIAAGIRNSFTRDEALVISSPFGHDGFLLEIHHVGDAIRSLLAR